CATGAACGTCATATATGTAATATAGCCAGCCCCAAAAAAACTATAGCCCACCAGCATCCATCCCATGGAACCTAATGGTGCTGACGTATATTCCTGATCTCGACGCTGTAGTTTGACGCGAATCCCCCTCATCACGCCGAGCGCCAGCACTACTGCTATGGCCGCCAGCACTAACCAAGCAGCCGACCATGCCATCGCGCCCCATTGCCCCAACACCCAAGGCACGCCTAGCCCCGAAAGAACGATGCCTAGACCAGGCCCTGCATAGAAGATACCGAGTAGAAAAGACGCCCGCGCCGGATGACGCTGGGATACTTGAGCGGCAATCACCCCACCCGCCACAAAAGCGCTAGCGCCGCCAAACCCAGCCAAAAACCAGGATACGTTGAGCAATACCGTGTGACGAAATACACCCATCATGATCAGCGCGATCACACACGCGGCAACCCCGACTCGCATCACTCGATTGGCTCCAACAAACCCAATAGCGCGAGCCGAAAGTAGCGCGGCAATAAGATATCCTGCTGCATTAACCGAGGTCATCCAACCCGCATCGGCATAGCTCCACCCGAGCCCTGCGCGCATGGAGGGTAGCAGCAGTGCATAAGAAAATCGGGCAATTCCTAGTCCTATAGCCGGTACCAAAGCAAGCGCAGCGAGGGTGAGAAGATCAGCTTTGAACGCTGAATAGTCGCGCTCGGGGAAAAAATCAGTTTGTGACATATCGGCCACCTGAGTATTTAATAAAGACTCAGACTAGCCTCGCTTAGTCCTATTTTCAAACTTTGCTATCATGTGCATATGAAAAATCAAGCCGAAGCATCCACTTCCCACACCCGAGTTCCCGTTTCCGAATGCTCGCTGGCCAAGGCGATCCGGGTTGTTGGAGATATGTGGACGCTGCTGATACTACGAGAGGTCATATGTGGCGCTGAGCGCTTCGACCAAATTAGGGAAGATTTGGGCATTACTCGCTCGGTATTGTCCAATCGCCTCGCCAGATTGGTGCGAGAAGGTATCTTGGAACGCTATGAGTATCGTGATTCAGGGCAACGAGCCCGCAAAGGCTATACCCTGACCGAGAAAGGTCGCGCACTGCTTCCCGTGGTTATCGCCCTTCGCGAGTGGGGCGGAGAGCATTTAGAGCCGGGCAACACACCCCTTCGCCTTCAACTACAAACACAGGATGGCCTGCGTGTTGAAACAAAACTCATCCGGGAGGATGGTTTAGAAGTGAGTGATATGGCCGGAGTGGTGGCTACAGTGAAGGAGTAAGTCTTTATGGTCACTACCGCCCATGAACCGGCTAAGAAAAGCTGTCTTTAGAGGCCGCCAGCAAGGCTTTTCGGGGCCGCTCCGCATGCAGTTGATGTTCAAGTTTGGCGGTTTTCCACCCTGGGTGAAACCAAAGCCGACAGCAGCACACTTATCGCCCTTGAAGCCACTGTCGCACTAATTCAATGCTCTCTTCATTCACTAACAGCCCCAAGTGCGATGTGTCGGGGACAGTGACGATATCGGCGTCAGGGACATGCGGTCGAACGGTAGACTCAAAACGATCTGCGAAAAAGGCCTCATCCTCGGCGCCGGTCAGGAATAGGCTCGGCACATTGATAGAACGAAGGTCATCCCGGTAGTTAGCGGGATTAAACCCCGTCATCAGCCGATAGGAATAAGCCAGTGTCTCCGACCCATCCCGGTACTCAGAAGGTAAGTTAAACCGCAGCACGGTCGTGCCATTCAAGCCTTTTACGCCAAGCCTGTTGAGAAGAGATAGCGCAATAATTTTAGCCACACTCGGCTCGGCCCATCCCCCCGAGTTATTACGCACGGTAGGGGCATCATGCCCAAGGTAGGGGGCCAACAAGAGATATGCAGAGGCAAGGTGCCCGTACTCCCCACCAGCAAAGCGCACCGCAAGACCTCCGCCTGACGAATGCCCACCCACCACTATGCTGGATAGTGCTGAATTTTCCGCTTTGATATGCCCAATAAAATCAGCCAGATCATCCTCAAGCTGACCGATATAGTCGATATCACCGCGCCGTTGCGAAGAAGGCCCATGGCCCCGCACATCAGGCGTATACACAGCGGCAGCGCCTGCTTCAGCTAACGCCTGGGCAAAGGTGGCCAAATATTTGCTGTCCGTTCCTGACCCATGAAGAACAATAAGTGCAGTAGACGATTCACTGGGATAATGCCGATACGCCAGTGCTGTTCCATCGCGAGCTTCAAAGCGCTGTAGCGATGCTAAGGGGCTCACAGCGCTCTGCCCTGAAACCAACGCCTCGAAATTCAAACCATCTGCATGTGTTCTGATCGGCATGGAAAACAGCATTCCTATCGTTAAGGTCAACATGCATGTCCCAATGCGACCTCCTGAGAGCACGATGTCTCTAAGACAGGACTCAGTCGTTAAGATGCTATCAGACTTTTTATGCTCACAGTCATAGTTCAAAAACATGTTTCAGCGGTTCCATCTGCTGATGGAGTATCCTGATGACAAAAATATATTGCTCGCGTTGCCGGTAAAAAATGACATGTCTTTGGTGATCATGCCGGCGTATCCCATCGGCGATTTCTGGGCATTCATAACCCATTAGCGGAGAACCAGACAGAAGACGAAAGGTGCTCTCAAGGTTATCAGTGTAAGCATCGGCTTGGAGAGCGCCGAAGTTAAGCAGGGTATATTCGTAGATGGAGGCGAAATCTTCTGCCGCCAGGTTGGACAGCTTATACATCGTGTTTCTGTTTTACCTGGGCGGCTATATCGTGCAAAGACAAATTGCTCTCCCCGCTCCGCTCACCGGCTTCAACAGCACTTCTCAACGCAGCCGCTTGATTTTCCTGGCGTTCAAGCAGCCTTAAGGCCGAACGCACGACTTCACTGGTTGAGCCGTAACGACCAGACGCGATCAATTTCCCGACAAAGTCGTCTAGTGGTGCACCGATAGTGACGCTCGTTGTTCTGGAAGATGATTTAGGCATGACCCAACCTTGTGTTAATAGTTAACACAAATCATAGCACCCTTGGATACTCCTGCAAGGGGCACGACTAAGAGGTTTAGGCTGAGATTTTCGTGGGGCAGACCCGATTGGCTTTGCACTGCTTCGGCCCAAGGTGGGGATGAGATGACTGTTCGAAGAGCAGTCAACTGCAGCGCCTCATTATGTCCGCTGCTTCCAACGTTGAGGGTCACGGCTACCGTGCATAACCGCCACTATGACAATAAAATCGACTTCGATACGGTAGAAAACGCCGAAAGGAAAGCGACTAATAAGTGCACGGCGCGTGTCCCGGTGCACAATTGGATAAAGTCTTGGCTCCTCGGCGATTTGCTCAAAGGATTTAACAACTTCATCAAGGAAC
This Vreelandella neptunia DNA region includes the following protein-coding sequences:
- a CDS encoding YbfB/YjiJ family MFS transporter, with translation MSQTDFFPERDYSAFKADLLTLAALALVPAIGLGIARFSYALLLPSMRAGLGWSYADAGWMTSVNAAGYLIAALLSARAIGFVGANRVMRVGVAACVIALIMMGVFRHTVLLNVSWFLAGFGGASAFVAGGVIAAQVSQRHPARASFLLGIFYAGPGLGIVLSGLGVPWVLGQWGAMAWSAAWLVLAAIAVVLALGVMRGIRVKLQRRDQEYTSAPLGSMGWMLVGYSFFGAGYITYMTFMIAWIQAHGESAAFQSLFWVALGLAVALFPWLWTGVLKNQRHGRAFAILNGVTLVGAVLPLISSAWPVLLASAAIFGCAFFAVVASTTAFVRRNCDASAWASGIGAMTVAFSIGQTLGPTLSGWLNDLTGGLSVGLLTSAVFLVAAALVGLLQTDSRATNAMSASP
- a CDS encoding winged helix-turn-helix transcriptional regulator; the protein is MKNQAEASTSHTRVPVSECSLAKAIRVVGDMWTLLILREVICGAERFDQIREDLGITRSVLSNRLARLVREGILERYEYRDSGQRARKGYTLTEKGRALLPVVIALREWGGEHLEPGNTPLRLQLQTQDGLRVETKLIREDGLEVSDMAGVVATVKE
- a CDS encoding alpha/beta fold hydrolase, producing MPIRTHADGLNFEALVSGQSAVSPLASLQRFEARDGTALAYRHYPSESSTALIVLHGSGTDSKYLATFAQALAEAGAAAVYTPDVRGHGPSSQRRGDIDYIGQLEDDLADFIGHIKAENSALSSIVVGGHSSGGGLAVRFAGGEYGHLASAYLLLAPYLGHDAPTVRNNSGGWAEPSVAKIIALSLLNRLGVKGLNGTTVLRFNLPSEYRDGSETLAYSYRLMTGFNPANYRDDLRSINVPSLFLTGAEDEAFFADRFESTVRPHVPDADIVTVPDTSHLGLLVNEESIELVRQWLQGR
- a CDS encoding type II toxin-antitoxin system RelE/ParE family toxin, yielding MYKLSNLAAEDFASIYEYTLLNFGALQADAYTDNLESTFRLLSGSPLMGYECPEIADGIRRHDHQRHVIFYRQREQYIFVIRILHQQMEPLKHVFEL
- a CDS encoding type II toxin-antitoxin system ParD family antitoxin; the encoded protein is MPKSSSRTTSVTIGAPLDDFVGKLIASGRYGSTSEVVRSALRLLERQENQAAALRSAVEAGERSGESNLSLHDIAAQVKQKHDV
- a CDS encoding type II toxin-antitoxin system RelE/ParE family toxin encodes the protein MSHRVYIRPEAGQDLEDAAAWYTQQRPGLGQAFLDEVVKSFEQIAEEPRLYPIVHRDTRRALISRFPFGVFYRIEVDFIVIVAVMHGSRDPQRWKQRT